From the genome of Tenrec ecaudatus isolate mTenEca1 chromosome 1, mTenEca1.hap1, whole genome shotgun sequence:
GGTGTAAAATCAGTAAAGATGAACAGAACGTTTGCATCCCTTCACTATACTCATTTAATAAATATGCTGAccagagaaggtggattatatgaacaagaatgtgccaccaggattggaggaggcttattaacaagttgAGATAAGCAGATGGAGCAACCGTGCTTActcagagtgaggaggacttgaagcacttgctgatgagcataaaggatttcaaccttcagtatggattacagctcaatgtaaaggagaccaacatcctcacaactggagcaagAAGTAACAacctgctaaatggagaaaaagttgagttGTCAAGATTTTTCCTTGtggcatccacaatcaattctcattaaAGGAACAAGCCAAAAATCAAAAGAGGCATTTTCCTCGTTAGTCTTGAAAAGCCAGGAATTTACTTTGAGgtttaagatgtgcctgacctaagccatggtattttcaattgtctcatatgcatgtgaaagttgaactttGAATAAGTGAGACTGAACAAaaaatgatgtatttgaatttgtGGTGCTGGTAAAGTACATAAAAAGCaccatggacagctaaaaggacacgcagatctgtcttggaagaagtatggcagagtgctccttagaggcaaggatgctgagagtTTGTCTTGCTCaccttggacaggttgtcaggagagaccctgaaGAAAGCCAGCCTGCTTGGCAAaggagaggagcagtgaaagaaaGGAAGGCAGCCCTTGAGGAAAGTGGCGGCAAAAATGGGATCCAGaccaggaacaattgtaaggaaggGCAGGACAAagtattcttttgttttgttgtgcatagggctgccATGTTTACTTAATCCACCTAAGAGCAAGAACCCACAGCACAGCAATAGCAAATAGATTGCAGCAAATGGTGACACATTTCAGACCCCCTTTTCTTGATGCATGTTATTTTGTATTGTATTGAACTCTAGGTAGGGTTTAACACTTATTGAACCTAGTTGGCATTTTATTGTGGAAATTATATGTTCTTGGAATGAATTGGCAGataaatgctttcttttttttccaaatcattctattgggagctcttactgacatcataacatttcatagttcagtcacatcaaggtgTATCGTACGATTGCTACCGCAATCACTCTCAGAATGTTTCCTTCTTCTtgcactccttgatatcagctcccctttatcctgtCCCGGCCCCACCCAACCTCCCCAGGAAaccttatgtatttatttttgcctTATACCATCCACTATCATCTTTCATATACAATTGTGTTGTTCACTCCCCTTcactggggttatacagtcacccatggtatcagctctccCAAGCCCTTCCTGTACCCTAAGAGCTGGGCAGTTCAATCTTTGTGCTGCGCTCTTAATCTCTGGCCCGCCCCAGATCTCCTCCCTGCTTTGCATCTCTGGTCTTCTTCATATCTCCAACCTGCTCCAGATCCCTGGCCTGCTCAAGACCACCAGGCTGTTTGGGATCTCTAGCTACCAGCCCCATTCTCTCAACTTTCTGTTCTTCACTTCTGCAGTCTGCCATCTTGCATCTGTCAGCACAAACACGCTGACGCTTATCTCCATACGTCCTTATTTAGATAGAAAACTGACCCTGCTTGTTACTGAGCACAAGGTGGATAGATCACTCAGTAGCTGCAGGTGCCTTGTGCTAAGCAGGTGGCCCTGCCAGATGAAAGCTTTCTTTTGGCCCTCCCTGCACCTGACTATTCCTTGCTATTTTCCCAtcgccaagttttctctttgccgACATCTCTGCTGGTTCTATAAGCACCTGTACAAGTCTTTTGTCCAATCATTTCTCAACACTTACTCCTCCTCTTGAAATAGAGGGTAGAGTGAAAAACTGAAAAGCAGACATTCCTTCCACCAAAGAGTGAAAAAGTAGGAATGACAGGATGGGGCTTTAGGGGGAAGAAGAGCTCCTGGATATTTTCTGCTGACTGTTGACTTCCCAGCCTCCCGATTCCAAATGCATCACTTCACTAGTGACTCTTAAATAGGAAACCAACTAATTCCTTAAGTTTATCTCATGGTTCATCTATTTGGAAAGagaatcttgaggtccatttcccTCTTGAATCATAATTGCTAATTGTAGGGAGATAGGTTCTGTGTTAGGATCATTGTGGTAATGGATCCCTGGGGTGCTGGGTAGCGAAATTACAAAGCAAGGCACTGAAGAAGCTAATGCTGACAGCCACAGGAAAGCATATTAGCTGAACTCATTAGGGTCATGGTTGTGTTGGGCTACGCAGAAGAGGCATGATTATCGCTGTTTTAGGGAGTGAGATGGTAAGTCTTGTGTTACTGGTTGAAAACAAATTAAGAGAATGGAAGGAAGCCCCTGCCATACTTGGGGTGGTGATACTTATGGAAAATTTCTTGAGCATTTCTGTTAGTCCTTAACTCATGTATCTATGAGTTTGAACTTCACTCCTAGATTCAGAGATAGGACAGATACATTCAGCTCTACCCTAGGACTCACAGCCTGGAAATTATGAAACGTGTTAATTTGGGGAAGTTGATTATGAAATGGCTTTAAAATGACTCATTACATTATAGAAAATCTAGAGCACATTATGTCATCTCACATATGCAAAGTCGCCAAGACACTTATCTTGCATTGAATTCACAAAAAGTATTTCTCTAACTTTTTTGCTCATTATAAGTACCTTGCCCAGCTACCTAgcaaatgaaaactaaaaataaatctAAACTTATTGCCActtagtcgattctaactcatctaTCCACAAATATTCATGTTaatttgtttcatcattgattgGCACACCTAGGTCTTTAATATCTACTCTTTGCTAGGAAGTGCGATGCTGGCAGAGGTTGCAGAGATATTTGGTGCCTGCCATATAACTTCTGTTAAATGAACACCATCATGGTCTCTGCCTTTTCAGAGATAAATGATAACAGGTTATTATCTATATCATgaacaggatccctggtggtgtaatgggttatatattgggctgctaaccacaggccagcagttcaaaaccaccagttgctccaagggagaaagtggaAGCTTCCTAATCTCACGAACAATTATGGTCTTGGAAAAGGTCCGTTCTACCCTGGTCTTtaagggttgctaagagttagaCTCATttcaatggtagtgaatttgagaGTTTATCTATAATGTGAGACCTTCGACAATGAAAGTGTCGTAAAATCGGTAATCTCTGTTTAGTTCGCTAATCTAATCCAAGCACTAATAGAGTGACTGAGACGAAGTACATGCTCAGTAAATATATATTGCTTTGAAAAAAGTGCTATCAAAATCTGACTTGagagtgaattatttatttttgtgcTACCGAGATATCTATTCAAACATAAGCAAAGGTATTACTTTGTTATGACACCACTCACTATATATTTGAGACTGCATGAAATTCCATATAATTAAAATATTGCTATGAAATTTAGAACCTGAAATGAATTTGGATTGTATTAAGAACACCAATTATCGAAAGCATTTAAATAGTTCTCTAAAGAACTATAAATGCTTTAGAACTGCATAAAATTTTGAGTAAAAAAATACTTGGTCCCAGGATTTCCCACCTTTTCCTATTTGAACTGTTCATTTCCCAGGAAGGTTGTTTCTAAGTCAATTGGTCATCCCATTTTTATTCATAGTTCTACCAGCAAGGGAAAATAAAGAttgccaatacacacacacacacacacacacacacacacacacacacacacacaaatgaaacaaaacatgaaTTTTAAGCAAGGGTTACTAATTCTGTGCTCTTTCCCTTcatctgccttttttttttttttggctttcaaAACTGCTGATTGTTGACCATTAGATTGATTCTATAACCCAGTGAATGAACATATAAATCACTGTCGTGGAATGGTTGATTTGTCTTGAGAGGAAAGAGCTCAGTTAAAAAACCAAGAGTGTAAGACATTAATACCACTAATACAGTGCATCCTGTGTAGCAGGCACATTTCAGATAGTATGTACGTGCACATGTAGTCAATCTTAGCGTGCGCCTTTTGTGTTCGGAGGAGAAAACCAACACAGAGAGGCCCCCGAACTTCTCCTATTACCTATTGTAGCTGCTACTTCTCTATAATCTATCTTAAGCCTAATTCTATTGTTTTGATTGACTTCCAAATTTTGCCTATGTAAATAGTTCACTTATATAGCCATATTTTATagcatatgtatgcataaatttcTTATTGTAAGGTAAACTTTCAACTTACTAGAAGaaattgaatgaatgaatttaaGAGTCGATATATTTGGTGAATTTCTATGCATAAATTTATAATCAATTTATAGTTTATTAGCATAGATTTTAACTTATATCATATAATCATGTCACCACTAATTTGATGAATATAAAGAATCTTTCCATTTAATTTTAACTTGTAGAATATTTTAAGTAAAGTAAAACTGATTTATATGTCTGATGCATTTTGTCTCTTGTTTTATAGATTGTATGCTTCCATTTTCTACTTTAGAATTAACCTTTTTCTCCATCGGGTTGTAGCATGTAATTTGTTAATATTAACATTCTGATAAATTCGATTATGGTAATTTTTCTAATATttggaaatttcttaatatttcaGATTATGTTTTTATATGTAAATTTCACTGTAAATAGTGAAATTGTTGATGATTTACTACTTTCTGATACATTTTACTATTTTTAAGCTCGGATTTTTTAAGTTCTTCATTCAGATACATACTTTTTCTAATCCTTTAAATATTTCATGTTTCAGTGACATATCTATAATCATTTATTTTTGGACATTCTGTTGGTTAAAGATGAAATGGATTCTTTTAGAATTACTTGTTTTGCTATGAGTATGTGTTTATattgcattggtatcattttgtaCATGAAGATTTAGTCAACTTACTTATGAAATAATATAAATGTGGTGTTTTTCTAAAGGAGTAGCTCTGATAATATTTTCCACATATTCCTTTTAGGGAAATGAATCTGGATAATGGTTTTTATTTCTATTGAGGTCTATCTTATGAATGGTTACTCTAGAAATTATTGTCACCAGGGTTTAAAATTTCCTTACAAATATTTTGCAAAAATCTCTACTGTGACACTTGAGGAGGTCTTGGGAATGGCCATTTCCTTTGTCATTTTGTACTAGATCTGTTTGTGctttatcttatttttattttttctgaattAAATAGTAACAGTTTCTTATATTTTTCCAAGAACAAATGTATGTGTTATATACTCCAATACTCTGTGTCATATTAATCATTTTCATTGTGCTTTTTAAGTTCCTTTAATAATGAAAATCTCTCTTGTCTTTTATTATTTcccaatgttttatttttattaaaaattttttttgatatGAATACTTATGGCTAAGAACTCTCTTCTGGTATTGCTTTAATCTTAGTTTATATAGAGAGTACAATTGATATTACTTTCTAgacttattttattttgtaattttgagtcaaaaattattttaaagtatctTTAAGTTGAGAGGTGAAAGAGTCCTTTTACTTTATTAGTCATTGATAATTTTAGTAATTTTAGTTCAGAGAATATTGTTTACATCATTTCCATATTGTTACATTTTTGAAGTTTTATTTGTGACATAAAATGCTGTCAGTAttcataaatatttcatatattcATAAATAAAGTTTATGTATTTCTTTATTAGAATGAAGTTCATTTTATATCTACAAAATATGCTTCATGGATTTTGAACTTTAAGTTTCCCATTATTAGTGTGTCtatctgtttttctttatattttagttTCTGCCTTATAAAGTTTACACCTGGGCttttttgtatatatttacatctatTGTAAATTCTATTGTGAATTATAGCTACtaaattaaaaatacttttttgtTATTCATTTAATACTTCTGGCCTCAATTAAAAATTTCCAGATCTAAATATCTCAACTCTTACTTTTAAGATTTGTGTGAAATTGATATCATTTGCTCAtgtctttatttttgtctttctgtaTCAGTTGACAATAAATGCGTCTCTTCTCTGATGCATAGCGCTAAATGTTGCTTTTATGAGTCTACCTGATGATGTCTGTCCTTAGTGTCTTTTTATAAAGGCCAAATTAACCAAACACATTGTTGTTGCGTTGACTACAACACAAAGACTAaagggcagagttgaactgctcataGGGTGtacgtctttacagaagcagactgccacatctttattTTATGACACTTCTGGTGGGTTCTGACTGCCAAACTTTCAATTAGGAACCTTGTACTTAACACTGTGGCACCTGTGACATAAAACACTATCAGTAGTCATAACTATTTCATATATTTGCAAATAAAGTCTATGTATCTACCTTCAAATATCTCAATGGTTTTTTTTAGGTAAATTGAGGTAAACTTTTTATCCCATAAAATCTATCCATGTAGAATGTACAATTAAAAGATATTTAGAAAATTGGTAAAAATGCAGGACAACTCAAACTTCCTGCCACCCagtctattctgacccacagtaaccctatagggcagagtagaactgccatcgtgggtttctgagaccacagatctttatgggagtagaaagtctcatctttctcctgtggagcagctggtggtttcaaatggctgaccttgctgttaccaGCCTAGCCCACTATGTTACCAGAGCTCCTGGCTGTATCAGAGttatgcaatcaccaccacactcTTCAGTTCTAGAAGTCTGCTTTACAGAGTGGAAGTGTGGAGAAGCCTCGCCCAGCCACTCTCTTCGTGGCTTTAGTTCTACCCGCTCAGACTCAGACCTTTCGTGGTTAGCACACCTACTCTGTTTTTCTCATTCGTTCGGGGGTAAGGGGTGGTGGGGAATCAATTCTTAGCAAGTCTTAGCAAGCCATGGAGTAAAACAGGAGGAAATATGAATTGATTTGGTTCAGTAATAATCTTAGTAGCCAAATAAGATTAAACACATTGTAAATCCGAAAGACTGTCACAACCAATAAAATCTTTGTCTCTAAATAGAATCATGCACAgttgaaaataaagaaatagTTATTTTCAGCAGAACTACCAATGATCTCACTTTTTGGCAGGCTGCTTCTATTGTCTTGTTAATTTAAGAGAAGAAATACCACTGTCTGCGATATCCATGAACCAGCACATGGGTTACCTTATCCTTCTTCTCTATAGGTCATGGCAGAGAACGTCACCATTGTCACGGAGTTCCTGTTGCTAGGCTTCTCAAGCCTAGGTGACATTCAGCTTGCCCTTTTTGTGGTATTCCTCTCTCTGTACCTAGTCATCCTGAGTGGCaatgccaccatcatcaccatcatccgcCTGGATAGAAGCCTTCACACACCAATGTACTTTTTCCTTGGCATTCTCTCCACCTCTGAGACTTTCTACACTTTTGTCATCCTACCCAAGATGCTCATCAACCTATTTTCTGTGGCCAGGACAATATCCTTCACCTGTTGTGCTATTCAAATGTTTTTCTTCCTTGGTTTTGCTATTACCAACTGCCTGCTCTTGGGTGTGATGGGTTATGATCGCTATGCTGCTATTTGCCAGCCTCTGCATTACCCCATCCTCATGAGTTGGCAGGTGTGTGGGAAACTGGCAGCTGTCTGTGCCCTTGGGGGTTTCTTGGCCTCTTTTATGGTAGTAAATCTTGTTTTTAGCCTTCCTTTCTGCGGTGCCAATGAGATCAACCACTACTTCTGCGACATCTCACCAGTCATTCGTCTGGCTTGCACCAACACAGATGTCCATGAATTTGTCATTTTCATCTGTGGAGTGCTTGTACTGGTGGTCCCCTTTTTCTTCATTTGCATTTCCTATTGCTGCATCCTGAGGACTATCCTAAAGATTCCTTCAGCTGAGGGGAGAAGGAAAGCCTTTTCCACGTGTTCCTCCCATCTCACGGTTGTCATTGTTCACTATGGATGCGCTTCCTTTATCTACCTAAGGCCTACTGCAAGCTATGTCTCCAACAAAGACAGGCTAGTCACAGTGGTGTACACCATTGTCACTCCATTGCTAAATCCCATGGTATATAGCCTCAGAAACAAAGATGTCCAGATAGCCATCAGAAAAGTTTTAGGAAAGAAAGGCACTCTAAAGCTATAATAAATAAAGTATTATTTGATTCTTAGATTGTATAATAAGTAATTTCCTTCTTTATCACATGTACATTATAACTATAGCCTATTTTTGAAATAGTGGAACTGTATAAGATATATGCCATAAATGTATTGTGTTTTCACTTTCCTTTTAAATCCGATTTGTA
Proteins encoded in this window:
- the LOC142438195 gene encoding olfactory receptor 10R2 translates to MIIAVLGSEMVMAENVTIVTEFLLLGFSSLGDIQLALFVVFLSLYLVILSGNATIITIIRLDRSLHTPMYFFLGILSTSETFYTFVILPKMLINLFSVARTISFTCCAIQMFFFLGFAITNCLLLGVMGYDRYAAICQPLHYPILMSWQVCGKLAAVCALGGFLASFMVVNLVFSLPFCGANEINHYFCDISPVIRLACTNTDVHEFVIFICGVLVLVVPFFFICISYCCILRTILKIPSAEGRRKAFSTCSSHLTVVIVHYGCASFIYLRPTASYVSNKDRLVTVVYTIVTPLLNPMVYSLRNKDVQIAIRKVLGKKGTLKL